The Dasypus novemcinctus isolate mDasNov1 chromosome 24, mDasNov1.1.hap2, whole genome shotgun sequence sequence CCAACAAAACCCCAAGGAGACTTCTGCCTGACTCCGGGATTCACTGCCCGCGATAAGCGCACTGAATGGTGCGGGCGGTGGGGGGgcttctccctcttcccctctctctgtcccctgcaagcttttctctccctttttaatATGCACGCCTCTAACATTCCCAGCTCCCAGCTCTCCCATTGTGCCGTTTTGTACGGCCCGCTGTAGATTGGGCGAAGATAGACTGCCGAAGCGGCCTCCGCGCCGGGTGCTCTCCCAGGGCGCTGGGGTTAGGGCCACACAGGGCTCCGCGGGCGCTTTTATTGACTCCCCGGGGACCTGAGGATAGAGAGAGGCGGGCGCCAGGCCCACCTCCCCGGCACCCGGCTGCGCGAGCGCACAGCCAGACCACAGGCCTGGCCACCAACCCCCCAAGGGCTCTGAACTCGCACTCGGCGGAAACCTGGAGACTGGGGCTCTCCTGGCCCCGGAGGCCTGGGGGCGCTCTTGTGATCATTCTGGGCCCTCAGAAGCTCCTGGGCCTGGAACAGGCAAACTCAACTCCCCCCAAGCTGAACTCCCAGTCCTGGTGACGATCCCACTGCAAGAGACTCAACTCCCTTCCCAGAGGATTGCGGGGTTACAGGAAGTCGGGAGTGGGACGTCGAGTGGTTAGTACCAGGGCAAGTTGCGCATTTGATTTCTGCCCAGCCCACGACTTGAGGGGAACCCACTGACCTCTGAAAAATAGGAAGGACAAAACCTCAAACGTTTCCCAGCTAGTATGAAGAACAAAGGGAGAATTTTCAGCATTTAGGAAAACCGCTatccgccacccccaccccccacccccgtcccctCCAGCTGAACCTGAAGACGAGAGAAGACATTTAGGGGGTTATTAGGCAGACTCCCGCGCCCTCGATTACCCAAGGGCGCGCGCGCAACGCGGGAATGACGTGAGTCACGTCCCTGGGCATGCTGCGCTGAGTGCTGTTGACGTGCAGATTTGGTCACACAGATAATCATGTTTGCTCTAGATATTGAATTAAATCTGATTATCAACTGAGAAAGAGCGAGAAAATCAGCTGGGACGGCTCCCTTTGCCcgcgcccctccccagccacgaTGGTGGAGCTccggagaggaggagagaggcaatTTCTGAACAGGCCGGCTTATCCCGAAGCGTCTCAGAGCGCCTTCTGGGCTCTGAGCCGCACAGCCCCGGGTGTCTTCCGGAATCCGCGCGACGGGGGAAAAAGGCGCACCCCCCAGGCGACCCGGACCCCTCCCCCCAGAGACTCTCCCCCGCGCGGCCAAGTGTGCGCCGGGCACTGGTGGAGATGTGCTCCCAGCGACGGGATGGAGTGGATCAGCTCCTACTGGGGAGGGACCGTGGCGTCCTCGCAGGAGTGAGGGGCGGGGAGCGGTTtgctcactccccccacagctcAGGAAGACTGGGCGCTGCCCCCGCCCCAACCCCCAAATCCCAACCTTCGAGCAATTCAGCGAGCCAGGCCTGGGGGACCGCGCGCCTCCAAACCCAGAGAGGGGACGAGGCGCAGGATCCAGCCCAGAGAGAGAGCGCGCTGGAAACCCGGACCGGACgcgaggcagggagggggagaggctgTGTGTGCAGTGAATGCCACCGACTCCCGCTGCCCTCCCGGGCTCAACCCGCCAGAGCGCCTAGGGGAGGACGCAGCCCTCGCTCCCCGCCCCCACGTCCAGGTGCCCCCATCCCCACTCAAAGCCAAGGCCTCGCGAGCGCCTCAGCCCTCCATCCCCAGGCCTAGCGTCTCCCAATTTtgaaaaggggggtggggagtagagaGAAAAAGCCGACCAGCCCCGACCTCACCCCCCTCCCCTTCTGAGCGCGAGGTAAATCAAACGCAACAAAGTGAAAGTCATCGAGTGTAGTGGCTTCAACAGCTTCTCAGACTGAAGGAGCCACTCATAGATTTGGGCGAGCGAGGGGGGCTTTCCCTCCCCGCCTGGGCGGTTCCCAAAGTCACTTTGCCTTCCCAGGCCGGGACGCTGCCGCCCGGGGTTCCGACAGCGCGCGAGGCCGGGAGAGAGCCCCCGGGAGAAGGCGGCCACCCTGCGCAGGGGGCCGACAGCTCGCAGGCCAGAGCCCGAGCGCGCCAGCCGGAGCCCGGCCCTCTCGGCAAGGCCTGCCCGGGGAGCACCTCGACCGCCTCCGCCGGCGCCCCAGGCCCCCCGCCTGCGCGACCAGAGCGGCCTACGGTCTGGCCCCGCTCACGCCTAAGGCTTCCAGCCCCGGGGCAGGGCGACAAAGTCAGACAAACAGGCAGGCCgcgctttgttgttgttgttgctgtttgtttttaaacacaggatttttattaaaattcttatttaaaaaatcgAAAGCTTCCAGCGCCCGGCGCTCTTGGGGAACCGCACAGAACCGCTGAGTTCCGAGACTTAGGACCCCGGAGGATGCGGCAGGGGGCTTCTCGCCtacacaatttttcttttttccatatttgAGAAATGCTTGCActgaacaaaattaaagaaaaaaaaagaaaagaaaaagaacaggaaagtgGGAATAACCCAAACGtaaccaaagcaaaacaaaccacaAAGGAAGGAGTTGAGCTCCGAAGGCGCACAGGCCCGTCCAGAAGGTCATTTTGGCAACAATCACCACCGATATTTACAACGAAAAGCGAAATCTGCCGCCAGTTGTCCTAACGTTTACGTGGCCATAAATAGTTAGCGTTTTCTTAtataaaaaaggggggaggggaggaaaaaaatcctCTATTCTCTTTAAAGTGTTCTCCATTTGCTTTAGAAGAAGACGACCGACAATATCGCTACTCACACAAACATACTTTACAAAATTCACGAAAGCGAGGGGACGGGTGTtggtctttttctcattttcaagtGATGACGGGAACGCTGCGACGGTTGGATTCCCCCCCCGGGGAGAAGCAAAGAATCGAAGCTGCGCAAACATTCTGTAAACACGGCTTGGAGTTCAGCCTTCTCCAAAGGTTCAAAAGGAGAGCGGATAGGGGCAGAGCCGGGTGGATGGAATCTGCCTCTCCAGAGAGGTCCAGGCAGACCTCCCGGCGCCTCCCCAGCCGCACCAAGAGTCAACTCGACTCCTTCGTCATAATCATAAGAAGAAGAACCGATATAAGGACCGAGTTCTCCTCGCCGCCGCTGCCGCGCCCGGGGTGGGGCCTGGGCTTGGGCCGCGCGTCTCACCAAGTCCACTGCTGGGCCTGCACCAGGGGGTGTGCTGTCGGGTACTGGGGGGTGCCGGCCGAGCTGTACTGGGCGTTGTACTGCATGTGCTGCAGCGACTGCGCGCTGTAGGCCGAAAAGGGGAGGCCCGCCTGGAAGGTGGCGGCTGCCAGGTCCTGGGCTTTGAGCGCGTGGCACGGCTTGCCGTCCCTGACCAAGACCGGCACGGCCACCCGGCGGGGCGAGGGCAGGGGCGTCACCTCCATACCTTTCTCGGCCCGGGCGCGCTTCATCTTGTAGCGGTGGTTCTGGAACCAGATCTTGACCTGCGTGGGCGTGAGGCGGATGAGGCTGGCCAGGTGCTCGCGCTCCGGCGCCGACAGGTACCGCTGCTGCCGGAAGCGCCGCTCCAGCTCGTAGGTCTGCGCCTTGGAGAAGAGCACCCGCCGCTTCCGCTTCTTGCCCGCGTCCCCCCCGCCGCCCGGGGTCTCCTTGTCATTGTCCGGCGACTCGTCGGCCGAGGGCTCCGGGGACTTGGAGCTCGAGTCCTGGGGAGCCGCGCCGGCCGCCAGCCCGTGCACTGCGGGAGAAAGAAGCGCGTCAGGCGCCCGGAGGCCGCTCGCCGCCCGGGCCCGAGCCTGAGCGCCCCAGCTCCTCCGCCGTGCGCCACCCCCGGCCCTTCGCGCCCCGGGAGCCGTCCGGAGCACCGGCCTTCGCCGTCCTCGCCGTGACCCCCGCCCTGCTCCACACCTGCGGAAGCCGTCCgggtccctccctcccaccccaggggAAAGAAGAGGGGAGACGGGAGTGGGGCTCCGGGGTCGCGTTATCTAGGGGTTCTGCGCAGCGTGGGTACAGATTTAGGGGGAGTGGTGCAGCGAAGATGCTCACGGGTTAAGGGCTCCGGCCCCCTTAAGCGGTTTCCTCTCCGGAGAGACGtgggcagatttttaaaaagaaaaaacccacaatCCCGGCATTGATCGGCTGGGCATTTTAAGGCAGGTTTTTGGGGGGTTTCGTTTTGGCTTTCGGGCGCTGTGGACAACCCCCGCACCGCACAAAGCGTCCTCTATGACCACGCGGGGGGCAGGGTAAGCTATTTATACCCGGGCCACCGGGAGCCTCTCCCACCCTTTGCCCGTGCCGCATGGGGAGCTAGCTGGCTCACTCCAGGGCTCCGGGCCAGTCCCTCCGTGCGCTTGGAGCCGGGAGAGGGGGGGTTCCCAAGCATAACGGCCCTTGGGAggcatttcccctccccccccaagtgTTCTAATTCTTCGCATTGAAATGATATCCGAGACCAAGTATTTTTTCCGGGACAAGGGCGCCTGGACAAGGAGGAAAGAGTTCGGGCCTCCTAAAAAGTGTCACAATCTCTCCAGGCACCCGGGGTGTGGGGGATCCAGGCCTCCGGGGctccttccccccttctcccccggCGGCCTGCCCCGGGCGAGGCCTCAGGAATGGAAGCGGCGGCCAAGTTTCGCTACTTACGGGAGTACTGGAGGCCCTCGGCGCTGGCCAGCCAGCGCGTGTACGGGTTGTCGCTGCTGTCGTAGAAGGGGTTCTTCAGGGGCAGGCTCGGCATCGCGTCCAGGGCGCCCTGCCCCAGCGGCCCGGCCCTCTTGGCGGGCTCGGGCCCCTCGCTCTCCTCCTCCGGCCCTTCGGCCACCGAGCCCTCCTCATCGTTGGTGTCCGGCAGGTCCAAGATGTCCTTGACCGAAAACCCCGTCTTTGTGTTGGTCAGCGACATGGTTCGGGCCCCCCGCAATTTATGCCGCAAAGTTGTAGCTTCACTTGGTCAGTTCGAGGCGCTCCCCAGCCCCGGCGGGCGGGAGcgggaaggggggggggagatggggagaggatggatgggggagggggccgggctTTAATTATCGTgataattattatttaaagagaaagagagagagacaagccaaacagtgaggaaggggagggaaaaaggcCGCCCAGCCCCGAGCCTCTGTCTTCTCGGAAACAACGCGGAAATGGACGGAGGAGCCCCGCGCCCTGCGCGCCGAGCGCCGCCGGCCGGGCGGTAGTTTGTAACTCCAGGAGGGGGGTCCCGGCGGCCTTAGTTGGGGCTCCGGCGGCCGCTAGGCGCGCGGTGGCGGCTGGTGGCGAGGAAAAAATGGGCCATTGCCCGAGCGATCAGTCCATATAAGGCTGGGCGCCACTCATGAACctggggagagaggggggagagggggagaaagcgagggagggagggaaggagagagggagggaggggggagcaaGAGAAGGgtggaaaaaaagggggggagagaGACATTAAAACGCAAAGGTTGGCCACGTGTGGGCGGGTCTTGGGAGTCAAGTGGATGAAGACAGTATTTGCAGATGTGAAATTGTGGGTTTTGGGGAGCTCCGCGCTCCCAGCCAACGGCCCTCAAGAGCAAGATGAGAGGTATAACGTGTCAATTAATTGCAAAGACGGGgcgagccttttttttttttttcctacccagTATTTACATACAAAGGACCACCGCGTCGCTCGCGAGTCCGCACACTTGAAAGGGCCGTTTTAACAAATTGCATCTTtaaaaggggtgggggtggggaggaacaAAACAGAAACCTGGAGGAGGGGGGCAATCCGCTTTACCGTTCACCGGTTCCTACCTCTCGGGCCCCCGCGCACCCGCCCCCAGCCAGCCAGGAAATGGGCGATTTGTGGCGTCTTTGgcaaagggggggagggggcgcaGGCTGAGCCGCGGAAATCTCTCTTTCCATCGCTCGTGGTTCCCTAAACAAGATCCGGTTCAAATGGCAAGGGCCCAACTTCTGTAAGCCTCCTAGGTCAATATTTTGGTTGAGGCTTAAGGATGAGTACTAGAAATGACAAGGCAAGTAATTGATTCTAGTTAACGCCGAGAGAGCCCAAAACCCGGGAGAGGGCTAGGCTTGGGGCCGGCCCGAGCCTACCCTCAGCGccctcccgccccaccccccctttATTTGCTAAAGACTCATTTATTTCGCCCATTCggcctctcccccagccccccagccccatc is a genomic window containing:
- the NKX2-2 gene encoding homeobox protein Nkx-2.2 isoform X1 yields the protein MSLTNTKTGFSVKDILDLPDTNDEEGSVAEGPEEESEGPEPAKRAGPLGQGALDAMPSLPLKNPFYDSSDNPYTRWLASAEGLQYSLHGLAAGAAPQDSSSKSPEPSADESPDNDKETPGGGGDAGKKRKRRVLFSKAQTYELERRFRQQRYLSAPEREHLASLIRLTPTQVKIWFQNHRYKMKRARAEKGMEVTPLPSPRRVAVPVLVRDGKPCHALKAQDLAAATFQAGLPFSAYSAQSLQHMQYNAQYSSAGTPQYPTAHPLVQAQQWTW
- the NKX2-2 gene encoding homeobox protein Nkx-2.2 isoform X2, with the translated sequence MSLTNTKTGFSVKDILDLPDTNDEEGSVAEGPEEESEGPEPAKRAGPLGQGALDAMPSLPLKNPFYDSSDNPYTRWLASAEGLQYSLHGLAAGAAPQDSSSKSPEPSADESPDNDKETPGGGGDAGKKRKRRVLFSKAQTYELERRFRQQRYLSAPEREHLASLIRLTPTQVKIWFQNHRYKMKRARAEKDEETETQKSNLPKMTNTGGCHKARFLGAPSSVSPIQDLEHLIKK